The genomic region CGAGTACCACCAGCAAATTGGCGAACCGTTCTGGATGCCGGAAATTGGGTTAGGGATTGGACGGGGTAACTATACATCGGGTACAGTACAACGAGAGGTGCTGTATTGGTTCGACCCAAGCGGACAGCGGTATTTAACCGATCGAGAACGGGTTCAAGCCGAACAACAGCAACGAATGCAGGCTGAACAGCAACGAGAACGACTTGCTGCCAAATTAAGAGAGTTGGGAGTCGATCCCGATCGGATTTAATGCAGGTTCACCAAACTCAAGCGATTGGAGTTTGTTACACGCCAGAAGCGATCGCGCAATCGATCGCCATCGATACCCTAGACTTACTTTTCGCCAGCCAAACTCCTCAACAAATTCAGCAGATTGCAATTCTCGATCCGGCGTGTGGGGAAGGGGTTTTTCTGCGTTGCGCCTATCGCTATTTACATTGGTGGTATACCCGCCACTCGCCACAGCCTTTAAGTTGGCAACAATGTCAAGCGATTGTGCAAACTCACCTGTTTGGCGTTGATATCGATCGGGTGGCGATCGCAAAAACGCAGCAATTTTTACAACAGGAGGTGTGGCAAAGTTGCCAGAGTTCTCTCCCGTTTAACTTAGACCGAAATGTGAAATGGGGCAACGCGATTCTGGAGTTTGACTGGCATTTAGAGTTTCCCCAGGTGTTTGACAACGGTGGCTTTGATGCCGTGATTGGCAATCCCCCCTATGCCGATGCAAAATGGATGAGCCATCATGTTCCCCAATGGCGAGAGTATTGCACGCAGCATTACCAAGCGGCTTCGGGAAATTGGGATTTATTTTGTATTTTCATTGAATTGGCTTTAAGGTTATGCAAGCCCCAGGGTTTGACCAGTTTTATTGTGCCGAATAAGCTAGCTTCGGCGCGGTATGCGGCGAGTACAAGGCGGTTGCTATCCCAAGAGAATTGTTTATTGCAAGTTCGAGATTATTCTAGTATTCCGGTGTTTCCGGGGGCTGTCTATCCGGTGGTGTATTTGGCACAAAAGCGATCGCCCACGCTCCAAGATGCGGTGCGCTATGAGAAAATGCAGTTAAATTCGGATCGGCAGATTCAAACGGGAGATACCCACGATCTCGCCTATCGC from Desertifilum tharense IPPAS B-1220 harbors:
- a CDS encoding Eco57I restriction-modification methylase domain-containing protein; this translates as MQVHQTQAIGVCYTPEAIAQSIAIDTLDLLFASQTPQQIQQIAILDPACGEGVFLRCAYRYLHWWYTRHSPQPLSWQQCQAIVQTHLFGVDIDRVAIAKTQQFLQQEVWQSCQSSLPFNLDRNVKWGNAILEFDWHLEFPQVFDNGGFDAVIGNPPYADAKWMSHHVPQWREYCTQHYQAASGNWDLFCIFIELALRLCKPQGLTSFIVPNKLASARYAASTRRLLSQENCLLQVRDYSSIPVFPGAVYPVVYLAQKRSPTLQDAVRYEKMQLNSDRQIQTGDTHDLAYRRFTRSPKQPWQLSIPDATVVAIDRLQNQFPPLSAIADVLGAATVAEAYHIQALIREGNSDRLDLKLVNSGTIDRYQFLWGEKTLRYLGDNYRYPIIPQDALSELPPRRLEQAKCSKLVVAGMTKVLEAAIDLNGDVLAGKSTCIIFSSLDLRYLLALLNSQFMTFYYRTVFGGDRLQGGYLRVGVAQLRSLPIVIAQESQRDRLIHQVNRLLELYPQLSATQATPIRRQIQALNRQIDEQVYQLYNITADSLRAPR